One Marinibacterium anthonyi genomic region harbors:
- the gstB_2 gene encoding Glutathione S-transferase GstB, with translation MLTVWGRASSSNVQAVMWGSAEMGLPVHRIDVGGRFGGVDDPGFRAMNPMGLVPVLQDGEGPALFESAAILRYLAARYGAAPFWPEDALARAGIDVWAEWGKHVFCGAFTVPVFWAHWRTPARDRDVEAVAGAVRRFEALMEIVAPRIARGGFVVGEHLSLADLWVGHVLYRYFTLDIDRAPHPEIAAYYRRLCLRPDYATHVMVNYDELKGVRR, from the coding sequence ATGCTGACGGTCTGGGGGCGGGCGAGTTCGTCGAACGTGCAGGCGGTGATGTGGGGGAGCGCCGAAATGGGGCTGCCGGTTCACCGGATCGACGTGGGCGGGCGGTTCGGCGGGGTGGACGACCCGGGCTTTCGGGCGATGAACCCGATGGGGCTGGTGCCGGTCTTGCAGGACGGGGAGGGGCCGGCGCTGTTCGAGAGCGCGGCGATCCTGCGCTACCTCGCGGCGCGCTATGGTGCGGCGCCGTTCTGGCCCGAGGATGCGCTGGCGCGCGCCGGGATCGATGTCTGGGCGGAATGGGGCAAGCATGTCTTTTGCGGCGCCTTCACCGTGCCGGTCTTTTGGGCGCATTGGCGGACGCCGGCCCGGGATCGGGACGTGGAGGCCGTCGCCGGGGCGGTGCGGCGGTTCGAGGCGTTGATGGAGATCGTGGCGCCCCGGATCGCACGAGGGGGCTTTGTCGTGGGGGAGCACCTGAGCCTGGCCGACCTGTGGGTGGGGCATGTGCTGTACCGGTATTTCACGCTGGATATCGACCGGGCGCCGCATCCCGAGATCGCGGCCTATTACCGGCGGCTGTGCCTGCGGCCGGATTACGCGACGCATGTGATGGTGAATTACGACGAGTTGAAGGGCGTCCGCCGGTAG
- the yibH_2 gene encoding Inner membrane protein YibH yields the protein MFEVLICSLVTILPDYLVRRYLQGKRFGHEITLYSVWYELRYGITGCALLTLSLITVVFYYHPSAVTVTAAFRTVTILPETPGRVTEVLVPTGGHVEAGDAIFRLDSSRQEAALETARSRLDEIDAEIVMAAADLQTAGAAVAQSDALLQEYQMELARTEQLINRGSSAVSQQDLDRNRSRADAQAAASDAARSQEASARARVETLLPAQRASAEAAVRQAQVELDLTTVHAGVSGTVQQFALQTGDYVSSVLRPAGIIVPDGAAGGRARMQAAFSQMSAQVLKEGMVTEVLCVSVPFKIIPMVIVSVQEVIKGGELRPTDALVDLSQRQTPGTVLVGMEPIYEGGMDKVMPGSTCTANAYTSNHDRLETDDSLSTLHWLALHAVDTVGLVHALLLRFHALLLPVQTLVLTAEH from the coding sequence ATGTTCGAAGTCCTGATCTGTTCGCTGGTGACGATCCTGCCCGACTACCTTGTGCGCCGATACCTGCAGGGCAAGCGGTTCGGCCACGAGATCACGCTGTATTCGGTGTGGTACGAGTTGCGCTACGGGATCACCGGCTGCGCGCTGCTGACGCTGTCGCTGATCACGGTGGTGTTCTATTACCACCCGTCTGCCGTGACCGTGACGGCGGCGTTCCGGACGGTGACGATCCTGCCCGAGACGCCGGGCCGGGTGACCGAAGTGCTGGTGCCGACGGGCGGCCATGTCGAGGCGGGCGATGCGATCTTCCGGCTGGACAGTTCCCGGCAGGAAGCGGCGCTGGAGACCGCGCGCAGCCGCCTGGACGAGATCGACGCCGAGATCGTGATGGCGGCGGCGGATCTGCAGACGGCGGGCGCGGCGGTGGCCCAGTCCGACGCCCTGCTGCAGGAATACCAGATGGAGCTGGCGCGGACCGAGCAGCTGATCAACCGCGGATCTTCCGCGGTCAGCCAGCAGGACCTGGACCGCAACCGGTCGCGGGCCGATGCCCAGGCCGCCGCGTCGGACGCGGCGCGCAGCCAGGAGGCCAGCGCGCGCGCGCGGGTCGAGACGCTTTTGCCGGCCCAGCGGGCCAGTGCCGAGGCGGCGGTGCGCCAGGCCCAGGTCGAGCTGGACCTGACCACGGTTCATGCCGGGGTATCCGGCACGGTACAGCAATTCGCGTTGCAGACGGGCGATTACGTGTCCTCGGTGCTGCGCCCGGCGGGGATCATCGTGCCGGACGGGGCCGCGGGCGGGCGGGCGCGGATGCAGGCGGCGTTTTCCCAGATGTCGGCGCAGGTGCTGAAGGAAGGCATGGTGACGGAGGTGCTGTGCGTCTCGGTGCCGTTCAAGATCATTCCGATGGTCATCGTCAGCGTGCAGGAGGTCATCAAGGGCGGCGAGCTGCGTCCGACGGATGCGCTGGTGGACCTGAGCCAGCGCCAGACGCCGGGCACGGTGCTGGTGGGGATGGAGCCGATCTATGAGGGGGGCATGGACAAGGTGATGCCGGGATCGACGTGCACGGCCAACGCCTATACGTCCAACCACGACCGGCTGGAGACCGACGACAGCCTGAGCACGCTGCATTGGCTGGCGCTGCACGCGGTGGACACCGTGGGCCTGGTGCATGCGCTGCTGCTGCGGTTCCACGCGCTGTTGCTGCCGGTCCAGACGCTGGTTCTGACCGCAGAGCATTGA
- a CDS encoding putative allantoin catabolism protein, translating into MTKRSYATPPGGLPPQSDRPAGPTGRARFTEAYAVIPRTTMRDIVTSALPYWDDARAWILARPMTGFAETFAQYIVELAPGGGSEWPEPDPDAEGAIFMVDGAMTLSLGDEDYVLEPGSFAYLPPGANYTLHNHAGPEARFHWIRKAYEKVEGLPVPDFFLSHDDDVDPIEMPETDGRWATTRFMDPEDLRHDMHITIVTVQPGAVIPFAETHVMEHGLYVLQGRGVYYLNGDWVEVEAGDFMWLRAFCPQACYAGGNEPFRYLLYKDVNRHPKLRLP; encoded by the coding sequence ATGACCAAGCGATCCTACGCCACCCCGCCCGGCGGTCTGCCCCCGCAAAGCGACCGCCCCGCCGGCCCCACCGGGCGGGCCCGGTTCACCGAAGCCTACGCGGTGATCCCGCGCACCACGATGCGCGACATCGTGACCTCGGCCCTGCCCTACTGGGACGATGCCCGCGCCTGGATCCTGGCCCGCCCGATGACCGGCTTCGCCGAAACCTTCGCCCAGTACATCGTCGAACTGGCGCCGGGCGGCGGCAGCGAATGGCCGGAACCGGACCCCGATGCCGAAGGCGCGATCTTCATGGTCGACGGGGCGATGACGCTGAGCCTGGGCGACGAGGATTACGTTCTGGAACCCGGCAGCTTTGCCTACCTGCCGCCGGGCGCGAATTACACGCTGCACAACCATGCCGGCCCCGAAGCCCGGTTCCACTGGATCCGCAAGGCCTATGAAAAGGTCGAGGGCCTGCCGGTGCCGGACTTCTTTCTCAGCCATGACGACGACGTCGACCCGATCGAGATGCCCGAGACCGACGGCCGCTGGGCGACGACACGGTTCATGGATCCCGAGGATCTGCGCCACGACATGCACATCACCATCGTCACGGTCCAGCCCGGCGCGGTGATCCCCTTTGCCGAAACCCACGTGATGGAACACGGGTTGTACGTGCTGCAGGGGCGCGGCGTCTACTACCTGAACGGCGACTGGGTCGAGGTCGAGGCCGGCGATTTCATGTGGCTGCGCGCCTTCTGCCCGCAGGCCTGTTACGCCGGGGGCAACGAACCCTTCCGGTACCTTCTGTACAAGGACGTCAACCGGCACCCCAAGCTGCGGCTGCCCTGA
- a CDS encoding DNA-binding transcriptional regulator HexR, whose amino-acid sequence MASRLILRIQEKYARLTSSEQKIAAVLMENQGLVETHKATELASLAGVSKATTARFFRSLGYADFEEVRIQAREERNSREPFVRFDTQPETASLGRTLSEHLDLEQRNLTRTFEEMRADMLPEIAAVLEAAPSVWFLGFGDEYGIARLGRTMFTRLRHGVHQIEGSGQDWASELSMSGPRDVLVLLTFEPRPRLLPVLLAHARTTRMRIITITDHAYAAQAQRFSEFVLPCHVASYGILPTHATMISMLRLLALSYVGRNADAVTQRIATLDAINEELDLTE is encoded by the coding sequence ATGGCTTCCAGACTGATCCTTCGCATCCAGGAGAAATATGCGCGCCTGACGTCGAGCGAGCAGAAAATCGCGGCCGTTCTGATGGAGAATCAAGGGCTTGTCGAAACCCACAAGGCGACCGAGCTGGCATCGCTGGCCGGGGTGTCCAAGGCGACGACTGCTCGATTTTTTCGCAGTCTGGGATATGCGGATTTCGAAGAGGTGCGGATCCAGGCGCGGGAGGAACGCAACAGCCGCGAACCGTTCGTTCGATTCGACACCCAGCCCGAAACGGCGTCGCTGGGGCGGACGCTGTCGGAACACCTGGACCTGGAACAGCGCAACCTGACCCGCACCTTCGAGGAGATGCGCGCCGACATGCTGCCGGAAATCGCGGCGGTGCTTGAGGCCGCGCCGAGCGTCTGGTTCCTGGGCTTCGGCGACGAATACGGGATCGCGCGGCTGGGCCGGACGATGTTCACGCGGCTGCGCCACGGGGTGCACCAGATCGAGGGATCGGGCCAGGACTGGGCATCGGAACTGTCGATGTCGGGGCCGCGCGACGTGCTGGTGCTGCTGACGTTCGAGCCGCGCCCGAGGCTGTTGCCGGTGCTGCTGGCCCATGCGCGCACGACGCGGATGCGGATCATCACCATCACCGATCATGCCTATGCGGCGCAGGCCCAGCGGTTTTCGGAATTCGTGCTGCCCTGCCATGTCGCCAGCTACGGGATCCTGCCGACCCACGCGACGATGATATCCATGCTGCGGCTGCTGGCGCTGTCCTATGTCGGGCGCAACGCCGACGCCGTGACCCAGCGGATCGCGACGCTGGACGCGATCAACGAAGAACTGGACCTGACCGAATAG
- a CDS encoding 5-formyltetrahydrofolate cyclo-ligase family protein: MTSSRMIRERIWTRLHDVARPDTRFHMNFAEVIPDFEGSDAATDRLVQDPAYQNSSFAFITPDNCLVDLRRRMIEAGKPFVMSTYGIYRGFLYLDPAKVPAGAALYAAWLDGMEHFGEPVTLEQISAMGRFDYLVTGASAVSMNGVRFGKGHGFFDLEWGMFTDLGFVDEKTPVHALVHDIQLIEEQLQPSETDILVDKIFTPGGTHVVGRRAKRPSGVKWPLLDPKQIADTPPLQELQRLQGLA, encoded by the coding sequence ATGACGTCCTCCAGAATGATCCGCGAAAGAATATGGACGAGGCTGCATGACGTGGCGAGGCCGGATACCCGATTCCACATGAACTTTGCCGAGGTCATCCCCGATTTCGAAGGCTCGGACGCCGCGACCGACCGGCTGGTCCAGGACCCCGCCTATCAAAACAGCAGCTTTGCCTTCATCACGCCGGACAATTGCCTTGTCGACCTGCGCCGCCGGATGATCGAGGCGGGCAAGCCCTTTGTCATGTCGACCTACGGCATCTATCGCGGCTTCCTGTATCTCGACCCGGCCAAGGTGCCTGCGGGCGCCGCGCTGTACGCCGCCTGGCTGGATGGCATGGAACATTTCGGCGAACCGGTGACGCTGGAACAGATCTCGGCCATGGGCCGGTTCGACTACCTGGTCACCGGCGCTTCGGCGGTGTCGATGAACGGCGTGCGCTTCGGCAAGGGCCACGGGTTCTTCGACCTGGAATGGGGCATGTTCACCGACCTGGGGTTCGTCGACGAAAAGACCCCGGTTCATGCGCTGGTCCATGACATCCAACTGATCGAGGAACAGCTTCAGCCGTCTGAAACCGACATCCTGGTCGACAAGATCTTTACCCCCGGCGGCACCCACGTGGTCGGCCGCCGCGCCAAGCGGCCCAGCGGCGTGAAATGGCCGCTGCTGGACCCGAAACAGATCGCCGACACACCGCCCCTGCAGGAATTGCAACGCCTTCAGGGGCTGGCCTGA
- a CDS encoding ABC transporter, substrate-binding protein, aliphatic sulfonates family, with product MTATLNRRAFLGTATAGLASMSLPRMGRATTRPLTMQAAWINDAEFTGYFVAMDEGYYADAGLDLEYLSGGPDVIPESTLIAGRAHLALTTPDTTIKAISEQGAPFKIIGAQYQKNPIGIVSLAKTPINEPKDLIGKTLAVPPVNVISVNAMLKMNGIDPSQVNIVPYAYDPTPLIKGEIDASLDFTTNVPFTIAQAGEEATSFLLYDYGYTIYNDTVVVTDTVLNEKRDLLIDWLAASRKGWAANLADPTVWPAKFANTHFKGTGRSIENEVYFNTAQKPLIDCPEGCMALTGDGIEKCLSALGEVGIVGHTDMFDTTLLAQI from the coding sequence ATGACCGCCACGCTGAACCGCCGCGCCTTCCTGGGCACCGCCACTGCGGGCCTTGCGTCCATGTCCCTGCCCCGGATGGGCCGGGCCACCACCCGCCCGCTGACCATGCAGGCCGCATGGATCAACGACGCCGAATTCACCGGCTATTTCGTCGCCATGGACGAAGGCTATTACGCCGACGCCGGGCTTGACCTGGAATACCTCTCCGGCGGCCCCGACGTGATCCCCGAAAGCACCCTGATCGCCGGACGCGCCCACCTGGCGCTGACCACCCCGGACACCACGATCAAGGCGATTTCCGAACAGGGCGCGCCGTTCAAGATCATCGGCGCCCAGTACCAGAAGAACCCGATCGGCATCGTGTCGCTGGCCAAGACCCCGATCAACGAACCCAAGGACCTGATCGGCAAGACCCTGGCCGTGCCGCCGGTCAACGTGATCTCGGTCAACGCGATGCTGAAGATGAACGGCATCGATCCCAGCCAGGTCAACATCGTCCCCTACGCCTACGACCCCACGCCCCTGATCAAGGGCGAAATCGACGCCAGCCTCGATTTCACCACCAACGTGCCCTTCACCATCGCCCAGGCGGGCGAGGAAGCGACGTCGTTCCTGCTCTACGATTACGGCTACACGATCTACAACGACACCGTCGTGGTGACCGACACCGTGCTGAACGAAAAGCGCGACCTGCTGATCGACTGGCTCGCCGCCTCGCGCAAGGGCTGGGCCGCGAACCTCGCCGATCCCACCGTCTGGCCGGCGAAATTCGCCAACACCCACTTCAAGGGCACCGGTCGCTCGATCGAAAACGAGGTCTATTTCAACACCGCCCAGAAACCGCTGATCGACTGCCCCGAAGGCTGCATGGCCCTGACCGGCGACGGCATCGAAAAGTGCCTGTCCGCCCTGGGCGAAGTCGGCATCGTCGGCCACACCGACATGTTCGACACCACCCTCCTGGCCCAGATCTGA
- the ssuB_2 gene encoding Aliphatic sulfonates import ATP-binding protein SsuB, with amino-acid sequence MTAPDGISLAGVGKTFTGRGKVVEALRDVTLSCRPGSFTSIIGPSGCGKSTVMRIALGLESPDTGDIRIAGQPSLEAARAGITGVAFQDAALLPWRSVRRNVEVPLQVLGRKPDTAHVQAMIDLVGLNGYENSLPGELSGGMRQRVAIARALVTHPQVLFMDEPFGALDQILRRQMNVELQRIWSETGSTALLVTHGIDEAVFLSDRVVVMHADPGRIVDVIDVPFDRPRTPPLFSDPAFHKVCDHVAEVLHGG; translated from the coding sequence ATGACAGCGCCTGACGGGATATCGCTGGCCGGTGTCGGCAAGACCTTCACCGGCCGTGGCAAGGTGGTCGAAGCGCTGCGCGACGTGACGCTGTCCTGTCGACCCGGCTCCTTCACCTCGATCATCGGCCCGTCAGGCTGCGGCAAATCCACGGTGATGCGCATCGCCCTGGGGCTGGAAAGCCCCGACACCGGCGACATACGCATCGCCGGCCAGCCCTCTCTGGAGGCCGCACGCGCCGGCATCACCGGCGTCGCCTTCCAGGACGCCGCGCTTCTTCCCTGGCGCTCGGTGCGCCGCAACGTCGAGGTTCCGCTGCAGGTCCTCGGTCGCAAACCCGACACCGCCCATGTCCAGGCGATGATCGACCTCGTCGGCCTCAACGGCTATGAAAACTCCCTGCCCGGCGAATTGTCGGGCGGCATGCGACAGCGCGTCGCCATCGCCCGCGCCCTGGTCACCCATCCCCAGGTCCTGTTCATGGACGAACCCTTCGGCGCGCTCGACCAGATCCTGCGCCGCCAGATGAACGTCGAACTGCAACGCATCTGGTCCGAAACCGGGTCGACCGCCCTTCTGGTCACCCATGGCATCGACGAAGCCGTCTTCCTGTCCGACCGCGTCGTCGTCATGCACGCCGATCCGGGCCGCATCGTCGACGTGATCGACGTGCCTTTCGACCGGCCCCGCACCCCGCCGCTGTTCTCCGATCCCGCCTTCCACAAGGTCTGCGACCACGTGGCCGAGGTCCTGCATGGCGGCTGA
- the ssuC_5 gene encoding Putative aliphatic sulfonates transport permease protein SsuC, giving the protein MAADLLRRHTGLRNLILLLVLWEIIGRLGLVASGALPPPSAIGIRLWQDRADYPGHIGATLYASVMGFLIGNAIAIAAGVAFALSPPLLRLFRGINIAAFALPPIAIAPILALTMTGMAPRITLAALGVYFVTMTATVIGLSQADSRAADVIRAYGGSRWTLLRLVQFRGAVPSILAGLRIAAPNAVLGAILAEFGGGGRWGLGAYLLGSLGRAEPDRLWGIGLIATLIAGLSYAGFALLSRSLLGSTRAVTLNTAVPTGRATPGPLPGRIAMAAATLALPFVLWWALIKLSGAPSMIAKTPMDVLTYLFLGPTAATAQSKLLAALAQTLPITFAGMAAGLAFAFLLAILSRLTPRFTQAFMPVALITQTMPLVALTPLLVLILGRGTSLTLWITISVTFFPAFVTLAQGLALVPRSAEDLPRAYGASRWTQLRMVTIPASLPYLFAATRLTVPRALLGVMIAEWLATGRGLGNLLNQSRGYLDYGMIWSVAAVSVILSVVFYQLVVTAERQVLGRLGMTTTE; this is encoded by the coding sequence ATGGCGGCTGACCTCCTGCGCCGCCACACCGGCCTGCGCAACCTGATCCTCCTGCTGGTCCTCTGGGAAATCATTGGCCGGCTCGGCCTTGTCGCCAGCGGCGCGCTCCCCCCGCCCAGCGCCATCGGGATCCGCCTCTGGCAGGACCGCGCCGATTACCCGGGCCACATCGGCGCCACGCTCTACGCCTCGGTCATGGGCTTCCTGATCGGCAACGCCATCGCCATCGCCGCCGGTGTCGCCTTTGCCCTGTCGCCCCCCCTGCTGCGCCTGTTCCGGGGCATCAACATCGCCGCCTTCGCCCTGCCCCCCATCGCCATCGCGCCCATTCTCGCGCTGACCATGACCGGCATGGCTCCCCGCATCACGCTGGCCGCCCTTGGCGTCTATTTCGTCACCATGACCGCCACGGTCATCGGCCTGTCCCAGGCCGACAGCCGGGCGGCGGACGTGATCCGCGCCTATGGCGGCAGCCGCTGGACCCTGCTGCGGCTGGTCCAGTTTCGCGGCGCCGTGCCGTCGATCCTTGCCGGCCTGCGCATCGCCGCGCCCAATGCCGTGCTGGGCGCGATCCTCGCCGAATTCGGCGGCGGCGGGCGCTGGGGCCTCGGCGCCTACCTCCTCGGCTCGCTCGGCCGCGCCGAACCCGACCGGCTCTGGGGCATCGGCCTGATCGCCACGCTGATCGCCGGGCTGTCCTATGCCGGCTTCGCCCTGTTGTCGCGCAGCCTGCTGGGGTCCACCCGCGCGGTGACGCTGAACACCGCCGTCCCCACGGGCCGGGCCACCCCCGGCCCCCTGCCGGGACGCATCGCCATGGCCGCCGCCACATTGGCCCTGCCCTTCGTGCTCTGGTGGGCCCTGATCAAGCTCAGCGGCGCGCCCTCGATGATCGCCAAGACGCCGATGGACGTGCTGACCTACCTGTTCCTCGGCCCCACCGCCGCAACGGCCCAATCCAAACTGCTGGCCGCCCTCGCCCAGACCCTGCCGATCACCTTCGCCGGCATGGCCGCCGGCCTCGCCTTTGCCTTCCTGCTGGCGATCCTGTCGCGCCTCACGCCCCGCTTCACCCAAGCCTTCATGCCGGTCGCGCTGATCACCCAGACCATGCCGCTTGTGGCGCTGACCCCGCTGCTGGTGCTGATCCTCGGGCGCGGCACCTCGCTGACGCTCTGGATCACCATATCGGTCACCTTCTTTCCCGCCTTCGTCACCCTCGCCCAGGGCCTCGCCCTCGTCCCCCGCAGCGCCGAAGACCTCCCCCGCGCCTACGGCGCCTCCCGCTGGACACAGCTGCGCATGGTGACGATCCCGGCCTCGCTGCCCTACCTTTTCGCCGCCACCCGCCTGACGGTGCCGCGCGCGCTGCTCGGGGTGATGATCGCCGAATGGCTGGCCACCGGGCGCGGCCTTGGCAACCTGCTGAACCAGTCGCGCGGCTACCTGGATTACGGCATGATCTGGTCGGTCGCCGCCGTCTCGGTGATCCTGTCGGTGGTCTTCTATCAGCTGGTCGTCACGGCGGAACGCCAGGTCCTGGGCCGTCTCGGCATGACCACGACGGAATGA
- the xanP gene encoding Xanthine permease XanP: MTESIGTPEQLRDPNYTPPLHKAIPLGIQHVLAMFVSNVTPAIIVAGVAGFGFGSNSPDFPELLYMIQMCMLFAGIATLLQTITIGPVGAALPIVQGTSFAFLPIMIPLAAGKGVDGLAALFTGVLIGGMFHACLGFIIGRIRFALPPLVTGLVVLMIGLALVKVGIEYAAGGVPAKAGGADEYGGLLNWFIALFVIVVTLLVKFFTKGMLSVSAVLVGIVAGYILSILTGVLSFDTIAGSWDRAAAFALPQPFKYGFELSFAAIVGFCLMAFVSAVETVGDVSGICKGGAGREATDKEIEGATFADGLGTAVAGIFGGMPNTSFSQNVGLIAMTGVMSRHVVTIGGIFLIVCGLVPKVGAVVQTVPIEVLGGGVVVMFGMVAAAGVSMLADVVWNKRNMVIFALALSIGLGLQLEVLNTAPGATNALQYLPDTVRILGASGILPAALIAIVLNLILPEEIEAVV; this comes from the coding sequence ATGACAGAAAGCATCGGGACGCCGGAACAGCTTCGGGATCCAAATTACACGCCACCGCTGCACAAGGCGATCCCGCTGGGGATCCAGCACGTGCTGGCGATGTTCGTTTCCAACGTGACCCCGGCGATCATCGTCGCGGGGGTGGCGGGCTTCGGGTTCGGATCCAATTCGCCGGACTTCCCCGAGCTTTTGTACATGATCCAGATGTGCATGCTGTTCGCCGGCATCGCGACCCTGCTGCAGACTATCACCATCGGCCCGGTCGGCGCGGCGCTGCCGATCGTGCAGGGGACGTCATTCGCCTTTCTGCCGATCATGATCCCGCTGGCGGCGGGCAAGGGCGTCGACGGGCTGGCCGCGCTGTTCACCGGCGTGCTGATCGGCGGGATGTTCCATGCCTGCCTGGGCTTCATCATCGGCAGGATCCGCTTTGCCCTGCCGCCGCTGGTGACCGGGCTGGTGGTGCTGATGATCGGGCTGGCGCTGGTCAAGGTGGGCATCGAATACGCCGCCGGCGGCGTGCCGGCAAAGGCGGGGGGCGCGGATGAATACGGCGGGCTGCTGAACTGGTTCATCGCGCTGTTCGTGATCGTGGTGACGCTGCTGGTGAAGTTCTTCACCAAGGGCATGCTGTCGGTGTCCGCCGTGCTGGTGGGGATCGTGGCGGGTTACATCCTGTCGATCCTGACCGGGGTGCTGTCGTTCGACACCATCGCCGGCAGCTGGGACCGGGCCGCCGCCTTCGCGTTGCCGCAGCCGTTCAAGTACGGGTTCGAACTGTCCTTTGCCGCCATCGTGGGCTTTTGCCTGATGGCCTTCGTGTCGGCGGTGGAAACCGTCGGCGACGTGTCGGGGATCTGCAAGGGCGGCGCCGGGCGCGAGGCGACGGACAAGGAGATCGAGGGCGCGACCTTTGCCGACGGGCTGGGCACGGCGGTGGCCGGGATCTTTGGCGGCATGCCCAACACGTCGTTCAGCCAGAATGTGGGCCTGATCGCGATGACCGGCGTGATGAGCCGGCACGTGGTGACCATCGGCGGGATCTTCCTGATCGTCTGCGGGCTGGTGCCCAAGGTGGGGGCGGTCGTGCAGACCGTGCCGATCGAGGTGCTGGGCGGGGGCGTCGTGGTGATGTTCGGCATGGTGGCCGCGGCGGGGGTGTCGATGCTGGCCGACGTGGTCTGGAACAAGCGGAACATGGTGATCTTTGCGCTGGCGCTGTCGATCGGGTTGGGCCTGCAGCTTGAGGTTCTCAATACCGCGCCGGGGGCGACCAATGCGTTGCAGTACCTGCCAGATACGGTGCGGATCCTGGGGGCGTCGGGGATCCTGCCGGCGGCGTTGATCGCCATCGTGCTGAACCTGATCCTCCCCGAGGAAATCGAGGCCGTGGTCTGA